A DNA window from Ignavibacteriales bacterium contains the following coding sequences:
- a CDS encoding TetR/AcrR family transcriptional regulator has translation MTDIEAEIKNRILITARDQFFSHGFSRVTVDEIAAKMGMSKKTIYKYYPSKDDLVGAVTAKTLSEVEKCCKQIIENPVLDFAEKLQQMMTHAALHIAKMGKPLIEDLEKNAPHVWKQISDFRSKRILEDFGKLLKEGVAKGVFRKDIDQQLMLMIYNNMIENVISPEVLTQIPFTASQVYETIVKIFFEGIMTKNTKSKLLHRNNKIIKKKRK, from the coding sequence ATGACAGATATAGAAGCCGAAATTAAAAACAGAATTCTAATTACTGCGCGCGATCAATTCTTCAGCCACGGATTCAGCAGAGTTACCGTAGATGAAATTGCTGCAAAGATGGGAATGAGCAAAAAAACAATCTATAAGTATTATCCGAGCAAAGATGATTTGGTTGGCGCGGTTACGGCGAAAACTCTCAGTGAAGTTGAAAAATGCTGCAAACAAATAATTGAGAACCCGGTATTGGATTTCGCTGAAAAACTTCAACAGATGATGACGCATGCCGCGCTTCACATTGCAAAAATGGGAAAACCGTTAATCGAGGATCTTGAAAAAAACGCTCCGCACGTGTGGAAGCAGATATCCGATTTCCGTTCGAAAAGAATTTTGGAAGATTTCGGCAAGCTGTTAAAAGAGGGGGTAGCAAAAGGTGTTTTCAGAAAGGATATCGATCAGCAATTAATGTTGATGATATACAATAACATGATTGAAAACGTTATCAGCCCCGAAGTTTTAACGCAAATACCTTTTACCGCTTCACAGGTTTACGAAACTATCGTAAAAATATTTTTTGAAGGAATCATGACAAAAAATACAAAATCGAAACTTCTTCACCGCAATAATAAGATTATTAAAAAGAAAAGGAAATAA